The following coding sequences lie in one Calidithermus timidus DSM 17022 genomic window:
- a CDS encoding DUF309 domain-containing protein, with protein MDWLEDDPLWDGASPIHLANTPEFARARELWQRGAFWEVHEVLEPLWVRLEGEQREVVHGLILLAAALHKARSSPTGGWRNFAKALRHLEGLPGVYAGLDLSQTIAEVRRALEQPGYHPRLCFASS; from the coding sequence GTGGACTGGCTCGAGGACGACCCCCTTTGGGACGGGGCAAGCCCCATACACCTGGCGAACACCCCCGAGTTCGCCCGGGCCCGCGAGCTGTGGCAGCGTGGGGCGTTCTGGGAAGTGCACGAGGTGCTCGAGCCCTTGTGGGTGCGGCTGGAGGGCGAGCAGCGCGAGGTGGTGCACGGCCTGATCCTGCTGGCCGCCGCTTTGCACAAGGCCCGCTCCAGCCCCACCGGGGGCTGGCGCAACTTCGCCAAGGCCCTGCGGCACCTGGAGGGTCTGCCGGGCGTCTATGCCGGGCTCGACCTGAGCCAGACCATCGCCGAGGTGCGGCGGGCGCTCGAGCAGCCCGGCTACCACCCTCGGCTCTGCTTTGCTTCGTCTTGA
- the trxA gene encoding thioredoxin, protein MGFLTTSRTERKQVLEVQAMAKPIEVTDANFEQTLKNNELVLVDFWAEWCGPCRMVAPIIEELASEYAGKVTVGKLDVDANPQTAMKYRVMSIPTIILFKNGEPAEVLVGAQPKRNFEARLQKHIPQQTGA, encoded by the coding sequence CTGGGGTTTCTCACGACAAGCCGGACGGAAAGAAAGCAGGTTCTAGAGGTGCAAGCTATGGCGAAGCCGATCGAAGTGACCGATGCCAATTTTGAGCAGACCCTGAAGAACAACGAGCTGGTGCTGGTCGATTTCTGGGCCGAGTGGTGCGGCCCGTGCCGCATGGTGGCCCCCATCATCGAGGAGCTGGCCAGCGAGTACGCAGGCAAGGTCACCGTGGGCAAGCTGGACGTGGACGCCAATCCCCAGACGGCCATGAAGTACCGCGTGATGAGCATCCCCACCATCATCCTCTTCAAGAACGGCGAGCCCGCCGAGGTGCTCGTGGGCGCCCAGCCCAAGCGCAACTTCGAGGCCCGGCTGCAAAAGCACATCCCCCAGCAAACCGGCGCCTGA